The Egibacteraceae bacterium genome contains a region encoding:
- a CDS encoding zinc-binding dehydrogenase: MLAVTATRADPDHPLDALAVGERPDPAPEEGWAVVDVRAAALNHHDLWTLRGVGVSADRLPIVLGCDAAGTTTDGREVIVHAVVATLDGPDETLAADMSILSERFDGTHAQRVAVPAGNLVDKPPELSFVEAACLPTAWLTAYRMLFVKAGVRPGQRVLVQGAGGGVATAALLMGRAAGARVYVTSRDERKRLRAEELGAHAALAPGQRLPERVDVVLETVGEATFAHSLRCLRPGGTIVVSGATSGWNPPAELNRVFARQLRILGSTMGTRAELVDLVRFLAETGVRPLVAAEFALSDARRAYAQLAGGERFGKIVLTNR, encoded by the coding sequence ATGCTGGCTGTGACCGCAACCCGCGCCGACCCCGACCACCCCCTGGACGCCCTGGCGGTCGGGGAGCGGCCGGACCCCGCACCCGAGGAGGGCTGGGCGGTCGTGGACGTGCGCGCGGCGGCCCTCAACCACCACGACCTGTGGACCCTGCGGGGTGTCGGCGTCAGCGCGGACCGCCTGCCGATCGTGTTGGGCTGCGACGCCGCGGGGACCACCACCGACGGACGCGAGGTCATCGTCCACGCGGTCGTGGCCACCCTCGACGGTCCTGACGAGACCCTCGCGGCCGACATGTCCATCCTGTCCGAGCGCTTCGACGGCACCCACGCCCAGCGGGTCGCGGTGCCGGCCGGCAACCTCGTCGACAAGCCCCCGGAGCTGAGCTTCGTCGAGGCCGCCTGCCTGCCCACCGCCTGGCTCACCGCCTACCGGATGCTGTTCGTGAAGGCCGGTGTGCGGCCGGGCCAGCGCGTGCTCGTGCAAGGGGCGGGGGGCGGGGTAGCCACCGCGGCCCTGCTGATGGGCCGCGCGGCCGGCGCGCGGGTGTACGTGACCAGCAGGGACGAGCGCAAGCGGTTGCGTGCCGAGGAGCTCGGGGCGCACGCCGCGCTGGCGCCCGGCCAACGGCTGCCGGAACGGGTCGACGTCGTGCTGGAGACCGTCGGCGAGGCGACGTTCGCGCACTCGCTGCGCTGCCTGCGGCCGGGCGGCACCATCGTCGTGTCCGGGGCGACCAGCGGCTGGAACCCCCCAGCCGAGCTGAACCGGGTCTTCGCCAGGCAGCTGCGCATCCTCGGCTCCACGATGGGGACGCGGGCCGAGCTCGTCGACCTGGTCCGGTTCCTCGCCGAGACGGGAGTCCGCCCGCTGGTTGCCGCCGAGTTCGCCCTGTCCGACGCGCGTCGGGCGTACGCGCAGCTGGCAGGCGGCGAGCGCTTCGGCAAGATCGTCCTCACCAACCGCTGA